In Thermus islandicus DSM 21543, a genomic segment contains:
- a CDS encoding winged helix-turn-helix domain-containing protein, translating to MALDPVIHQETRLRIMALLHALGEGAQVEFSWLKDALGLTEGNLSSHLAKLEEAGYVRVEKGYQGKRPRTWVALTPQGRAAYEAHRRALLELLRSEG from the coding sequence TTGGCGCTGGACCCGGTGATCCACCAGGAGACCCGCCTCCGGATCATGGCCCTTCTCCATGCCCTGGGGGAGGGGGCCCAGGTGGAGTTTTCCTGGCTCAAGGACGCCCTGGGCCTCACGGAGGGCAACCTCTCCAGCCACCTCGCCAAGCTGGAGGAGGCCGGGTACGTGCGGGTGGAAAAGGGGTACCAGGGCAAAAGGCCGAGGACCTGGGTGGCCCTCACCCCCCAGGGCCGGGCGGCCTACGAGGCGCACCGCAGGGCCCTCCTGGAGCTTCTGCGAAGCGAGGGATAG
- a CDS encoding NADH:flavin oxidoreductase/NADH oxidase, which produces MALLFTPLRLREVRLRNRLAMSPMCQYSATGEGGVTDWHLLHYPTRALGGVGLVIVEATAVLPEGRISPFDLGIWSEEHVPGLSELARRIREAGAVPGIQLAHAGRKAGTARPWEGGKPLGWKVVGPSPLPFAEGYPVPEPLTEEGMARVLQAFVEGARRALRAGFQVLELHMAHGYLLSSFLSPLSNQRSDAYGGSLEARMRFPLEVAKAVREAIPPELPLFVRVSATDWGEGGWGLEDTLAFAERLKALGVDLLDLSSGGVVPGVRVPVAPGFQVPFADAVRKRVGMRTGAVGLLTTPEQAETVLQAGSADLVLLGRVLLRDPYFPLRAAQALGAEVPIPPQYQRAF; this is translated from the coding sequence ATGGCCCTTCTCTTCACCCCCCTAAGGCTTCGGGAGGTTCGGCTCAGAAACCGCCTGGCCATGTCCCCCATGTGCCAGTACTCGGCCACAGGAGAAGGAGGGGTCACGGACTGGCACCTCCTCCACTACCCCACCCGGGCCCTAGGTGGGGTAGGCCTCGTGATCGTGGAGGCCACGGCGGTCCTTCCCGAGGGAAGGATCAGCCCCTTTGACCTGGGCATCTGGTCCGAGGAGCACGTTCCGGGGCTTAGCGAGCTTGCGCGGCGGATCCGGGAGGCGGGGGCGGTGCCGGGGATCCAGCTCGCCCACGCCGGGCGCAAGGCGGGGACGGCCAGGCCGTGGGAAGGGGGCAAGCCCTTGGGATGGAAGGTGGTGGGGCCGAGCCCCCTCCCCTTTGCCGAGGGTTACCCCGTGCCCGAGCCCCTCACGGAGGAGGGGATGGCGCGGGTTCTTCAGGCCTTCGTAGAGGGGGCAAGGCGCGCCCTAAGGGCGGGCTTCCAGGTCCTTGAGCTCCACATGGCCCACGGCTATCTGCTTTCCTCCTTCCTCTCCCCTCTTTCCAACCAGAGGAGCGACGCCTACGGGGGAAGCCTCGAGGCCAGGATGCGTTTTCCCCTGGAGGTGGCCAAGGCGGTGCGGGAGGCTATACCCCCTGAGCTTCCCCTTTTCGTGCGGGTCTCGGCCACGGACTGGGGGGAAGGGGGGTGGGGCCTCGAGGACACCCTGGCCTTCGCGGAGAGGCTCAAGGCCCTGGGGGTGGACCTTTTGGACCTCTCCTCCGGCGGGGTGGTGCCGGGGGTGAGGGTTCCCGTGGCCCCGGGCTTCCAGGTGCCCTTCGCCGACGCCGTGCGGAAGCGGGTGGGGATGCGGACGGGGGCGGTGGGCCTCCTCACCACGCCGGAGCAGGCCGAGACCGTGCTCCAGGCGGGAAGCGCCGACCTCGTCCTCCTGGGCCGCGTGCTCCTTAGGGACCCCTACTTCCCCTTGCGGGCGGCCCAGGCCCTGGGGGCGGAGGTTCCCATTCCGCCCCAGTACCAGAGGGCCTTTTGA
- a CDS encoding quinone oxidoreductase family protein: MKAIRVHQVGGPEVLRLEELPLPEPGPGEVLVRLQAIGVNYIDTYKRRGLYPMPLPFTLGEEGAGVVEKVGEGVVGVRPGDRVAFANVQGAYAEYQVVPAERLVPIPEGLDFKLAAAVLLQGMTVHYLLESTYPVAPGDQVLVHAGAGGVGQLLIPWAKRKGATVYATASTPEKRRLCLEAGADYALPYEGFAQAVKALSGGGVDVVYDGVGKDTFEGSLDALRPRGMLVLFGQSSGPVPPLDPQVLNRKGSLFLTRPTLHHHTASRKELLWRAGEVFRAVREGWLRVLIGAEFPLEGAREAHEALEGRKTVGKVLLIP; encoded by the coding sequence ATGAAGGCCATAAGGGTTCACCAGGTAGGGGGTCCGGAGGTGTTGCGGCTTGAGGAGCTTCCCCTCCCCGAGCCTGGGCCTGGGGAGGTTCTGGTCCGCCTCCAGGCCATCGGGGTCAACTACATTGACACCTACAAGCGGAGGGGCCTTTACCCCATGCCCCTCCCCTTTACCCTGGGGGAGGAGGGCGCCGGGGTGGTGGAGAAGGTGGGGGAGGGGGTGGTGGGGGTGAGGCCCGGGGACCGGGTGGCCTTCGCCAACGTCCAAGGGGCCTACGCCGAGTACCAGGTGGTCCCGGCGGAGAGGCTCGTGCCCATCCCCGAGGGGCTGGACTTCAAGCTCGCGGCGGCCGTCCTCCTCCAGGGCATGACCGTGCACTACCTCCTGGAGAGCACCTACCCCGTGGCCCCGGGGGACCAGGTCCTGGTCCACGCGGGGGCGGGGGGGGTGGGCCAGCTCCTCATCCCGTGGGCCAAGCGGAAGGGCGCCACGGTCTACGCCACGGCCAGCACCCCCGAGAAGCGGCGGCTCTGCCTCGAGGCGGGCGCCGACTACGCCCTGCCCTACGAGGGCTTCGCCCAGGCGGTGAAGGCCCTCTCCGGGGGTGGGGTGGACGTGGTCTACGACGGGGTGGGGAAGGACACCTTTGAGGGGAGCCTGGACGCCCTCCGCCCCCGGGGGATGCTCGTCCTCTTCGGCCAGTCCTCGGGGCCCGTCCCCCCCTTGGACCCCCAGGTCCTGAACCGCAAGGGCAGCCTCTTCCTCACCCGCCCCACCCTCCACCACCACACGGCGAGCCGCAAGGAGCTCCTTTGGCGCGCTGGGGAGGTCTTCCGGGCCGTGCGGGAGGGGTGGCTTCGGGTCCTCATCGGGGCCGAGTTCCCCCTGGAAGGGGCGAGGGAGGCCCACGAGGCCCTGGAGGGGCGCAAGACCGTGGGCAAGGTGCTCCTAATCCCCTAG
- a CDS encoding carbohydrate kinase family protein, giving the protein MLVLVGEVLVDLVLEEEAPLRFTGVLGGSVLNTASALRRLGFAVRFLSEVGQDWLSAWSEAEMARRGLEARLTRHPAPMPLALVRLDGEGNPLYSFHRPFHDPFRAEEGALKGARAFHLGSLFALEARTRGGVEALLGEALREGVLTSYDPNLRHPPTQAERAAIQGFLARVDLLKLSLEDARLLFPEGPLEGVRRLPTPLKVLTLGPEGAVAFWGEGEVRVPGEKVAVADTVGAGDAFTAGLLALLLRRGYGRENLRALPREDLEAALRGAVALSALACTVRGAGLPEEGLRAWKARFLGD; this is encoded by the coding sequence GGGCGAGGTTCTGGTGGACCTGGTCCTGGAGGAGGAGGCGCCCTTGCGCTTCACCGGGGTCCTGGGGGGCTCGGTCCTGAACACCGCCAGCGCCCTGCGCCGCCTGGGGTTTGCCGTGCGCTTCCTCTCGGAGGTGGGACAGGACTGGCTTTCCGCCTGGAGCGAGGCAGAGATGGCCAGGCGGGGCCTCGAGGCGCGGCTAACACGCCATCCCGCGCCCATGCCCCTGGCCCTGGTGCGCCTGGACGGGGAGGGCAATCCCCTTTACAGCTTCCACCGCCCCTTCCACGACCCCTTCCGCGCCGAGGAGGGGGCCCTGAAGGGGGCCCGGGCCTTCCACCTCGGCTCCCTGTTCGCCCTCGAGGCCCGGACCCGAGGGGGCGTGGAGGCCCTCCTCGGGGAGGCCCTGCGGGAAGGGGTCCTCACCTCCTACGACCCCAACCTGCGCCATCCCCCCACGCAGGCCGAGCGCGCCGCCATCCAGGGCTTCCTCGCCCGGGTGGACCTCCTGAAGCTCTCCCTGGAGGACGCCCGCCTCCTCTTCCCCGAAGGCCCCCTGGAGGGGGTGCGGCGCCTGCCCACCCCCCTCAAGGTCCTCACCCTGGGCCCTGAGGGGGCGGTGGCCTTCTGGGGAGAGGGGGAGGTGCGGGTGCCCGGGGAGAAGGTGGCCGTGGCGGACACCGTGGGGGCGGGGGACGCCTTCACCGCCGGGCTCCTCGCCCTCCTCCTCCGGCGCGGCTACGGCCGGGAGAACCTCCGGGCCCTCCCCCGGGAAGACCTGGAGGCGGCCCTAAGGGGGGCGGTGGCCCTCTCCGCCCTGGCCTGCACCGTGCGGGGAGCAGGGTTGCCGGAGGAGGGGCTTCGCGCCTGGAAAGCCCGCTTCCTAGGGGATTAG